Proteins from one Scyliorhinus canicula chromosome 6, sScyCan1.1, whole genome shotgun sequence genomic window:
- the LOC119968018 gene encoding probable G-protein coupled receptor 139, with product MAIVILSRGNCGLSTCTTRYLVAMSGADLLVIITEVITRRINYYYFDFNFLYITPVCRVQYVLIRAALDCSVWFTVAFTFDRFVAICWQKLKYKYCTKKTAAVILATTGILLCLKNIPMYFRFKPRKIIDNVPIDCSNKRSYFTDPRWIGFRMFEKALTPLIPFGLIMLLNVLTVRHILVTSRVRKGLRGQSKGENQSDPEMESRKKFIVLLFSISGSFILLWLVYLLYFFDAADGLDDDSYYNFEKIAYMLRDLSCCTNTFIYVVTQSQFRDQLKSAVKYPVTSIINLINKR from the coding sequence ATGGCAATCGTGATCCTGTCCCGTGGAAATTGCGGCCTCTCCACCTGCACCACTCGATACCTGGTGGCAATGTCGGGGGCGGATCTCCTGGTCATTATTACTGAGGTTATCACTCGGCgaatcaattattattatttcgaTTTCAATTTCCTGTACATCACTCCTGTGTGTCGTGTTCAATATGTTCTTATCCGTGCAGCCTTAgattgttctgtctggttcaccgtcgctTTCACTTTTGATCGATTTGTTGCCATTTGTTGGCAGAAGCTGAAATATAAATATTGCACCAAGAAAACTGCGGCCGTGATTCTAGCAACAACCGGGATTTTGCTCTGTTTAAAAAACATTCCAATGTACTTCAGATTTAAACCTAGGAAGATCATCGACAATGTACCAATTGACTGTTCTAATAAGCGAAGCTATTTTACTGACCCGAGATGGATTGGATTCAGAATGTTTGAAAAGGCTTTAACCCCATTGATACCATTCGGGTTAATTATGTTGCTTAAcgttctgacagtcagacacattttagtgACTAGTCGAGTCCGTAAGGGACTGAGGGGCCAGAGCAAGGGAGAGAATcagagtgacccagagatggagagcagaaagaAGTTTAttgttttactcttcagcatatcCGGCAGCTTTATACTTCTGTGGTTGGTGTACCTTTTATATTTCTTTGATGCTGCAGATGGGTTAGATGATGATTCTTACTATAACTTTGAAAAAATTGCATATATGCTGCGGGatttaagttgctgcacaaacacatttatttatgtggtgactcagtcccaATTCAGAGACCAGTTAAAGAGCGCGGTGAAATATCCAGTTACATCAATTATTAATTTGATTAATAAACGATAA